In a genomic window of Styela clava chromosome 11, kaStyClav1.hap1.2, whole genome shotgun sequence:
- the LOC120347326 gene encoding uncharacterized protein LOC120347326 isoform X1: protein MALNIRYVSNVETADDIVRQYEEHTTSKFVISKQNKNFGKEVGPIHLNSRILWEDIANAKAAGYRLQFDGIPFMVVGHKILDCHHGSDRHVAAKAKYKAQREADEIQCKKRKMVARDSKKVGCTARIRMREILKFPDHKVCPEDSRTNRLQSSKQLKKDIAEKEKIVEYERRIYIELPDETDHCNHSIGEDNGQLQRIDKVIVKFIHCQVYAGIDSSEEIKSKIYSFVRDHMFKDRCIPPPSNRRYHPRSQDVKNHIYAAKARLKSLTKSEVKEFNQLSDLIHKTTSSDLQFTNDLINPSQSSPHTMGLTMLENSVNALSCMNDIIKLMDNDHHRFDSGYIDAEDCDNIEIVSPVTVQLQVEPETTNQMTVKCQTLLDKISEQTKVLRDPDTLHKLQTRLQDTLEFLLNEETASDKDIVAENFVEHRKHPSLLETKLRGSNFLERKRPLICENDFSDSDYEIQCEAHS from the exons ATGGCTTTAAACATTAGATACGTCAGTAACGTAGAAACTGCCGACGATATCGTTAGACAGTATGAAGAACACACTACAAGCAAATTTGTCATTTCTAAGCagaataaaaattttggaaaagaAGTTG GTCCGATACACTTAAATTCAAGGATTCTTTGGGAAGATATTGCTAATGCCAAAGCAGCAGGATATCGCTTGCAGTTCGATGGAATTCCTTTCATGGTTGTtggccacaaaatacttgattGTCATCATGGTTCTGATAGACATGTAGCAGCCAAAGCGAAATACAAAGCACAAAGAGAAGCA GATGAAATACAATGCAAAAAGAGGAAAATGGTGGCTCGGGATTCTAAGAAAGTCGGATGCACTGCCAGAATAAGAATGagagaaatattgaaatttcctGATCATAAAGTATGTC CTGAGGATTCAAGAACTAATAGACTTCAATCTTCAAAGCAATTAAAGAAAGACATTGCTGAGAAAGAAAAGATTGTTGAATATGAGAGAAGAATTTATATTGAATTGCCAGATGAAACAGATCACTGTAATCATTCCATTGGAGAG GATAATGGTCAATTACAAAGAATTGATAAAGTCATTGTGAAGTTCATACACTGTCAAGTCTATGCTGGCATTGATTCTTCTGAGGAAATAAAGTCAAAAATCTATTCATTTGTTCGTGATCATATGTTCAAAGATAGATGTATTCCACCACCTTCAAATCGCCGTTATCATCCAAGATCTCAAGATgttaaaaatcatatttatgcTGCTAAAGCAAGATTAAA GTCATTAACAAAATCAGAGGTTAAAGAATTCAACCAATTAAGCGATCTGATTCACAAAACAACTTCATCAGATTTGCAATTCACAAATGATCTTATCAATCCTTCACAAAGTTCACCTCATACTATGGGCTTGACAATGCTTGAAAATAGTGTTAATGCATTGTCGTGTATGAATGATATCATCAAACTTATGGATAATGATCACCATCGTTTTGATTCAGGATACATTGATGCAGAGGATTGTGATAATATTGAGATAGTTTCTCCTGTGACAGTACAACTTCAG GTTGAACCAGAGACTACAAATCAGATGACAGTCAAGTGTCAGACATTGTTGGATAAAATTTCTGAACAAACCAAGGTTTTACGAGATCCTGATACATTACATAAACTTCAGACCAGACTTCAAGACACTTtagaatttttattaaatgaagaaacCGCTTCTGACAAAGATATTGTTGCAGAGAATTTTGTGGAACATCGCAAACATCCTAGCTTGTTGGAAACAAAATTGCGCGGAAGTAATTTCTTGGAAAGAAAAAGACCACTTATTTGTGAAAACGATTTCTCAGATTCAGATTATGAAATACAATGTGAAGCCCACTCTTAA
- the LOC120347326 gene encoding uncharacterized protein LOC120347326 isoform X2: MALNIRYVSNVETADDIVRQYEEHTTSKFVISKQNKNFGKEVGPIHLNSRILWEDIANAKAAGYRLQFDGIPFMVVGHKILDCHHGSDRHVAAKAKYKAQREADEIQCKKRKMVARDSKKVGCTARIRMREILKFPDHKIAEDSRTNRLQSSKQLKKDIAEKEKIVEYERRIYIELPDETDHCNHSIGEDNGQLQRIDKVIVKFIHCQVYAGIDSSEEIKSKIYSFVRDHMFKDRCIPPPSNRRYHPRSQDVKNHIYAAKARLKSLTKSEVKEFNQLSDLIHKTTSSDLQFTNDLINPSQSSPHTMGLTMLENSVNALSCMNDIIKLMDNDHHRFDSGYIDAEDCDNIEIVSPVTVQLQVEPETTNQMTVKCQTLLDKISEQTKVLRDPDTLHKLQTRLQDTLEFLLNEETASDKDIVAENFVEHRKHPSLLETKLRGSNFLERKRPLICENDFSDSDYEIQCEAHS, from the exons ATGGCTTTAAACATTAGATACGTCAGTAACGTAGAAACTGCCGACGATATCGTTAGACAGTATGAAGAACACACTACAAGCAAATTTGTCATTTCTAAGCagaataaaaattttggaaaagaAGTTG GTCCGATACACTTAAATTCAAGGATTCTTTGGGAAGATATTGCTAATGCCAAAGCAGCAGGATATCGCTTGCAGTTCGATGGAATTCCTTTCATGGTTGTtggccacaaaatacttgattGTCATCATGGTTCTGATAGACATGTAGCAGCCAAAGCGAAATACAAAGCACAAAGAGAAGCA GATGAAATACAATGCAAAAAGAGGAAAATGGTGGCTCGGGATTCTAAGAAAGTCGGATGCACTGCCAGAATAAGAATGagagaaatattgaaatttcctGATCATAAA ATAGCTGAGGATTCAAGAACTAATAGACTTCAATCTTCAAAGCAATTAAAGAAAGACATTGCTGAGAAAGAAAAGATTGTTGAATATGAGAGAAGAATTTATATTGAATTGCCAGATGAAACAGATCACTGTAATCATTCCATTGGAGAG GATAATGGTCAATTACAAAGAATTGATAAAGTCATTGTGAAGTTCATACACTGTCAAGTCTATGCTGGCATTGATTCTTCTGAGGAAATAAAGTCAAAAATCTATTCATTTGTTCGTGATCATATGTTCAAAGATAGATGTATTCCACCACCTTCAAATCGCCGTTATCATCCAAGATCTCAAGATgttaaaaatcatatttatgcTGCTAAAGCAAGATTAAA GTCATTAACAAAATCAGAGGTTAAAGAATTCAACCAATTAAGCGATCTGATTCACAAAACAACTTCATCAGATTTGCAATTCACAAATGATCTTATCAATCCTTCACAAAGTTCACCTCATACTATGGGCTTGACAATGCTTGAAAATAGTGTTAATGCATTGTCGTGTATGAATGATATCATCAAACTTATGGATAATGATCACCATCGTTTTGATTCAGGATACATTGATGCAGAGGATTGTGATAATATTGAGATAGTTTCTCCTGTGACAGTACAACTTCAG GTTGAACCAGAGACTACAAATCAGATGACAGTCAAGTGTCAGACATTGTTGGATAAAATTTCTGAACAAACCAAGGTTTTACGAGATCCTGATACATTACATAAACTTCAGACCAGACTTCAAGACACTTtagaatttttattaaatgaagaaacCGCTTCTGACAAAGATATTGTTGCAGAGAATTTTGTGGAACATCGCAAACATCCTAGCTTGTTGGAAACAAAATTGCGCGGAAGTAATTTCTTGGAAAGAAAAAGACCACTTATTTGTGAAAACGATTTCTCAGATTCAGATTATGAAATACAATGTGAAGCCCACTCTTAA
- the LOC120347351 gene encoding glutathione S-transferase 1-like, with the protein MGCNSSKQVQIQQANTSSGEFQTVRGDLYVAWISTPCRATFMTCAALKIKPNFKPLDLFKGETRTPEFQAINPFHTLPTYVDGDFKLWESRAIMAYLVTTFGGPDHALYPRDPKKRAAIDNVLNADHSTFYKTVSEWIFPQILKKEPGSDEKLAEVKKAFKILNDYYLKDRQYVTGNQMSIADFSVLATVTFTELVDLDLSEFPNIVDWCNRMKKLPYMEKCNEGLYEGKKRLAESSN; encoded by the exons atgGGATGTAATAGCAGCAAACAAGTCCAG ATTCAACAAGCGAATACTTCTTCCGGAGAATTCCAAACCGTCCGGGGTGACCTGTATGTAGCATGGATCAGTACACCATGCAGGGCAACATTTATGACATGTGCTGCACTCAAAATCAAGCCGAATTTCAAG CCATTGGATTTATTCAAAGGAGAAACAAGAACTCCCGAATTCCAAGCTATTAATCCTTTCCACACGCTTCCAACATATGTTGATGGAGATTTCAAATTATGGGAAAG CCGAGCGATAATGGCATATCTTGTGACAACTTTCGGCGGACCGGACCATGCACTCTATCCTCGTGACCCCAAAAAGAGGGCAGCGATTGACAACGTGCTCAATGCAGACCATAGCACATTCTACAAAACAGTATCAGAGTGGATA TTTCCTCAGATACTCAAAAAGGAACCAGGCTCTGATGAGAAATTGGCTGAAGTGAAGAAAgcatttaaaatactgaatgaCTACTACCTGAAAGATCGCCAATACGTCACAGGAAATCAAATGAGTATCGCTG ATTTCTCAGTGCTGGCAACAGTCACATTTACCGAACTGGTAGATTTAGATCTGTCCGAATTTCCAAACATTGTTGATTGGTGTAACAGAATGAAGAAGCTACCATACATGGAAAAATGTAACGAAGGTCTTTATGAGGGGAAAAAGAGGCTGGCAGAATCATCAAATTAA